A stretch of Macadamia integrifolia cultivar HAES 741 chromosome 7, SCU_Mint_v3, whole genome shotgun sequence DNA encodes these proteins:
- the LOC122083584 gene encoding protein EXORDIUM-like 5 has product MQIRRRRFRPSVPFLILLLLQLSCYLRVSASSSPTSETLNLDKPEYFNPKLPVSPLAASNRFEGSSNLIHLRYHMGPVLSSPINIYLIWYGLWTPPQKLLIKDFLLSISASHRAAPSPSVSDWWSTVTLYTDQTNSNISRSVAIAREYDDLRYSIGKNLTRLGIQQVINNAVKSAPFQVDHKNGIYLVLSSSDVTVQDFCRAACGFHYFTFPSIVGHTLPYAWVGNSEKQCPGMCAYPFAVPSYMGGGGPGAMSPPNGDVALDGMISVIAHELAELSSNPLINAWYAGEDPTAPQEIGDLCEGYYGSGAGGGYMGQVMKDRAGKTYNLHGRGGRKFLVQWVWSPVLQACAGPNALN; this is encoded by the coding sequence ATGCAGATTAGACGGCGTCGTTTTCGTCCTTCTGTTCCTTTTCTTATTCTGCTACTGCTCCAATTATCATGCTACCTTCGGGTCagtgcatcttcttccccaaccTCTGAAACCCTCAACCTGGACAAGCCGGAGTACTTCAATCCGAAGCTCCCAGTCTCACCACTCGCCGCCTCCAACAGGTTTGAGGGCTCCTCAAACCTCATCCACCTCCGTTACCATATGGGTCCTGTCCTCTCTTCCCCAATCAACATCTACCTCATCTGGTACGGCCTTTGGACCCCTCCCCAGAAGCTCCTAATCAAGGATTTCCTCCTCTCCATTTCCGCCAGCCACCGTGCCGCCCCTTCCCCTTCCGTCTCCGACTGGTGGAGTACCGTCACCCTCTATACCGATCAGACCAACTCCAATATCTCTCGTTCCGTTGCCATCGCTCGTGAATACGACGACCTCCGCTATTCCATTGGTAAAAACCTCACCCGCCTCGGAATCCAACAGGTCATTAACAATGCGGTTAAGTCCGCACCTTTCCAGGTCGATCACAAGAACGGCATATACTTGGTCTTGTCCTCCAGCGATGTCACCGTTCAGGACTTTTGTCGAGCAGCTTGTGGGTTCCATTATTTCACCTTCCCTTCAATCGTGGGTCACACGCTGCCGTATGCTTGGGTTGGGAACTCAGAGAAACAATGTCCTGGGATGTGCGCGTACCCATTCGCTGTGCCTTCGTACATGGGTGGTGGTGGGCCAGGAGCGATGTCGCCACCGAATGGGGATGTTGCGTTAGATGGGATGATCAGCGTGATAGCGCATGAATTAGCAGAGTTGTCTTCCAATCCTCTCATCAATGCGTGGTATGCAGGGGAGGACCCAACGGCGCCCCAGGAGATCGGTGACTTATGTGAAGGGTATTATGGGAGTGGTGCTGGAGGTGGGTATATGGGGCAGGTCATGAAAGACAGAGCGGGAAAAACATATAACCTCCATGGAAGGGGAGGGAGGAAGTTTCTGGTGCAGTGGGTATGGAGTCCAGTTTTGCAAGCATGTGCTGGACCTAATGCTTTGAATTGA
- the LOC122084596 gene encoding uncharacterized protein LOC122084596 isoform X2, whose protein sequence is MEEANFCGFNHLDADVRLPPRKRLLAGLKKQSCNYSSPSSPLSSIATDYTAHLRNLLSSDSKSLGLSADEIVDASRSAAIAAAKVAAAAKAAAEEKAAVAVRAAAAAKTALELVASVSERASCKERSIRKSKPKKHVPVKLLYKKRQTVENCKADEELAYRLHRAMNSSPRISKNPDSSARKIDGNDNHKKLPELDKTMVSDGVLLSEGNPAFICEKNAVASEVNCRGVILKVGNTDKVGERGFESKSLDCTKANCLEMDRFPSAREAVTSYPKKKYGHISEDNGTTGRKRGRIKQKKLSLTLCTIKDRENLREDTESIGCSLMAEPNDESVSRNMRLVSVNTPSEENKIMQPLCSNPTVTTGSAMIEVDQ, encoded by the exons ATGGAGGAGGCCAACTTCTGCGGTTTCAATCATTTGGATGCCGACGTCCGGTTGCCTCCACGAAAGCGTCTCCTTGCTGGGCTGAAGAAGCAGAGTTGTAATtactcttctccttcatcaccTCTTTCTTCTATCGCGACTGATTACACTGCCCATCTTCGGAATCTTCTGAGTTCTGATTCTAAGAGCCTCGGACTTTCGGCCGATGAGATTGTGGATGCCTCTAGATCAGCAGCTATTGCTGCTGCCAAGGTTGCAGCTGCAGCCAAAGCTGCAGCAGAAGAGAAGGCAGCTGTGGCAGTGAGGGCTGCAGCTGCTGCCAAGACTGCCCTAGAGCTAGTTGCTTCTGTTTCCGAAAGGGCATCATGCAAAGAAAGATCTATTAGAAAAAGCAAACCAAAGAAACATGTTCCAGTCAAGCTCTTATATAAGAAGCGCCAAACCGTAGAGAATTGTAAAGCCGATGAAGAATTGGCGTATAGACTGCACCGAGCGATGAATAGCTCCCCCAGAATTTCAAAGAATCCTGATAGTTCTGCCCGAAAAATTGACGGTAACGACAACCATAAAAAGCTTCCTGAGTTGGATAAAACAATGGTTTCTGATGGAGTGTTGTTGTCAGAAGGAAATCCAGCGTTTATATGTGAGAAGAATGCTGTGGCAAGTGAGGTCAACTGCAGGGGGGTCATCCTGAAGGTAGGAAACACCGATAAAGTAGGTGAGAGAGGTTTCGAGTCCAAAAGTTTGGACTGCACTAAAGCTAACTGTCTGGAAATGGATAGATTTCCATCAGCTAGAGAAGCAGTAACTAGttacccaaagaaaaaatatgGGCATATATCAGAGGACAATGGTACTACTGGTAGAAAGAGGGGCAGAATTAAGCAGAAAAAGCTATCACTAACACTATGCACCATTAAAGATCGTGAAAATCTCCGAGAAGATACAGAATCCATAGGCTGCTCATTGATGGCAGAGCCAAATGATGAATCTGTTTCAAGGAATATGAGATTAGTTTCTGTGAATACTCCATCTGAAG AGAATAAAATCATGCAACCTTTATGTTCGAATCCAACAGTGACTACAGGATCTGCCATGATTGAAGTTGATCAATGA
- the LOC122084596 gene encoding uncharacterized protein LOC122084596 isoform X1: MEEANFCGFNHLDADVRLPPRKRLLAGLKKQSCNYSSPSSPLSSIATDYTAHLRNLLSSDSKSLGLSADEIVDASRSAAIAAAKVAAAAKAAAEEKAAVAVRAAAAAKTALELVASVSERASCKERSIRKSKPKKHVPVKLLYKKRQTVENCKADEELAYRLHRAMNSSPRISKNPDSSARKIDGNDNHKKLPELDKTMVSDGVLLSEGNPAFICEKNAVASEVNCRGVILKVGNTDKVGERGFESKSLDCTKANCLEMDRFPSAREAVTSYPKKKYGHISEDNGTTGRKRGRIKQKKLSLTLCTIKDRENLREDTESIGCSLMAEPNDESVSRNMRLVSVNTPSEGEESVKSMPIQKSKKFKPTPCFAENKIMQPLCSNPTVTTGSAMIEVDQ; this comes from the coding sequence ATGGAGGAGGCCAACTTCTGCGGTTTCAATCATTTGGATGCCGACGTCCGGTTGCCTCCACGAAAGCGTCTCCTTGCTGGGCTGAAGAAGCAGAGTTGTAATtactcttctccttcatcaccTCTTTCTTCTATCGCGACTGATTACACTGCCCATCTTCGGAATCTTCTGAGTTCTGATTCTAAGAGCCTCGGACTTTCGGCCGATGAGATTGTGGATGCCTCTAGATCAGCAGCTATTGCTGCTGCCAAGGTTGCAGCTGCAGCCAAAGCTGCAGCAGAAGAGAAGGCAGCTGTGGCAGTGAGGGCTGCAGCTGCTGCCAAGACTGCCCTAGAGCTAGTTGCTTCTGTTTCCGAAAGGGCATCATGCAAAGAAAGATCTATTAGAAAAAGCAAACCAAAGAAACATGTTCCAGTCAAGCTCTTATATAAGAAGCGCCAAACCGTAGAGAATTGTAAAGCCGATGAAGAATTGGCGTATAGACTGCACCGAGCGATGAATAGCTCCCCCAGAATTTCAAAGAATCCTGATAGTTCTGCCCGAAAAATTGACGGTAACGACAACCATAAAAAGCTTCCTGAGTTGGATAAAACAATGGTTTCTGATGGAGTGTTGTTGTCAGAAGGAAATCCAGCGTTTATATGTGAGAAGAATGCTGTGGCAAGTGAGGTCAACTGCAGGGGGGTCATCCTGAAGGTAGGAAACACCGATAAAGTAGGTGAGAGAGGTTTCGAGTCCAAAAGTTTGGACTGCACTAAAGCTAACTGTCTGGAAATGGATAGATTTCCATCAGCTAGAGAAGCAGTAACTAGttacccaaagaaaaaatatgGGCATATATCAGAGGACAATGGTACTACTGGTAGAAAGAGGGGCAGAATTAAGCAGAAAAAGCTATCACTAACACTATGCACCATTAAAGATCGTGAAAATCTCCGAGAAGATACAGAATCCATAGGCTGCTCATTGATGGCAGAGCCAAATGATGAATCTGTTTCAAGGAATATGAGATTAGTTTCTGTGAATACTCCATCTGAAGGTGAGGAGTCAGTCAAGTCTATGCCAATACAGAAGAGCAAGAAATTTAAACCAACCCCATGTTTTGCAGAGAATAAAATCATGCAACCTTTATGTTCGAATCCAACAGTGACTACAGGATCTGCCATGATTGAAGTTGATCAATGA